One genomic segment of Sminthopsis crassicaudata isolate SCR6 chromosome 2, ASM4859323v1, whole genome shotgun sequence includes these proteins:
- the CHGB gene encoding secretogranin-1: MRPLILLSLLGAMALGAVTSMPVDKGDHIEEMVTHCIVEVLSNALSRPNAPPISLECKKILKKGGQQDEGEAENESEKSKFAVRLLRDPTNGETHIPMSLEGENAAEEESKRQMEEDTEKLQQDEENKEERGKYQPSLHLHEDQDLKEARKHQPENSNEKEKERVEGGIEKYKKSDHNEEGSKEKPLYEDSREVQNNFLDKRNQAAAKITKEFAAQNNRYSVEHPEKTHSRERSSEESEEESESNSSEKRGWEPKNLRGSVESAESEEAAVSEVTKRRLKPRHHHRRYRLDQSFEEGKAHSEERRNTLESEESNEDKDHFWDKRGHHKNNYEDLQEEPSYHEEKVNYPRSRGFDDLEEERSSEEYKDKRRYNEEEEKRNHHNRQIEEVRHHYDGENEEGRHFDEDKSYHHGGREPEPGVHSTRGNTDKRYLSERSNIDNERRHPRGRKEQDRSYLDHEKRNEESDIGKWRQREGEDSENNREETRLQEKQFDVHHAEEKIKRLGIPYSSYYEPFQWKNRHFEEKDRMSDQFPKNEEENRSSLNEKTFFPDYNDYDLWDKKPFVEDMNQEHDEKRRLVTIPKYDLKKQYDRIDELAQLLNYRKKSDEFPEFYNSDEDMRKHQMVRSENSDLGQRPLTEEEEKELENLAAMDLELQKIAEKFSGSQRG, translated from the exons gtgGGCAACAGGACGAAGGTGAAGcagaaaatgaaagtgaaaaatccAAATTTGCTGTAAGATTGTTAAGAGATCCAACTAATGGAGAAACTCATATACCCATGAGTTTGGAGGGGGAAAATGCAGCAGAGGAAGAATCTAAAAGACAAATGGAAGAAGACACAGAAAAGCTCCAGcaggatgaagaaaataaggaagaaagaggaaagtatCAACCAAGTCTTCATCTTCATGAAGATCAAGACCTTAAAGAGGCAAGAAAGCATCAGCCTGAAAAtagcaatgagaaagaaaaagaaagagtggaAGGGGggattgaaaaatataaaaaaagtgatcACAATGAAGAAGGAAGTAAAGAGAAACCTCTCTATGAAGACTCAAGGGAGGTTCAAAATAACTTTCTTGACAAAAGAAACCAAGCCGCAGCTAAGATCACCAAAGAATTTGCAGCCCAAAATAACAGATATTCTGTGGAACATCCTGAGAAGACACATAGCCGGGAAAGAAGCAGCGAAGAGAGTGAAGAGGAAAGTGAGAGTAATAGTAGTGAAAAACGTGGCTGGGAGCCTAAAAATCTACGTGGAAGTGTAGAATCAGCTGAAAGTGAAGAGGCTGCTGTCTCTGAAGTGACCAAACGGAGGTTAAAACCTAGACACCATCACAGGAGATATAGACTGGACCAGTCCTTTGAAGAGGGGAAGGCTCACtctgaagaaagaagaaacacaCTTGAGTCTGAGGAATCAAATGAAGACAAGGACCATTTCTGGGACAAGAGAGGCCACCACAAAAACAATTATGAAGATCTACAGGAGGAACCAAGTTATCATGAAGAGAAGGTGAATTACCCCAGGAGCCGTGGTTTTGATGATCTTGAGGAAGAAAGGTCAAGTGAAGAATACAAAGATAAGAGGCGTTacaatgaggaagaagagaagagaaaccaTCACAATAGACAAATTGAAGAAGTGAGACATCATTATGACggagaaaatgaggaagggagGCACTTTGATGAGGACAAGAGCTACCATCATGGAGGAAGGGAACCAGAACCAGGTGTTCATTCCACTCGTGGAAATACAGATAAAAGATATCTCAGTGAAAGAAGCAACATAGACAATGAAAGGAGGCATCCTAGGGGAAGGAAAGAGCAAGATAGAAGCTATTTGGACcatgaaaagagaaatgaggaaagtgaTATAGGAAAGTGGCGACAGAGAGAAGGTGAAGATAGTGAAAATAATAGAGAAGAAACAAGGcttcaagaaaaacaatttgatgTCCACCATGcagaagagaagataaagagatTGGGGATTCCATACAGTTCTTATTATGAACCCTTCCAGTGGAAGAACAGACATTTTGAGGAAAAGGATAGAATGAGTGATCAGTTTCCcaagaatgaagaggaaaatagatcTAGCCTAAATGAAAAGACTTTTTTCCCTGACTACAATGATTATGACTTGTGGGACAAAAAGCCATTTGTAGAAGACATGAATCAGGAGCATgatgagaagagaagacttgTCACCATCCCCAAATATGATCTGAAAAAGCAATATGATAGAATTGATGAACTTGCCCAGCTTCTCAATTACAGGAAGAAGTCTGATGAATTTCCAGAATTCTATAACTCTGATGAAGACATGAGAAAACACCAAATGGTCAGGAGTGAGAATAGTGACCTTGGTCAGAGGCCTCTGACAGAGGAGGAG gagaaagaactagaaaacttGGCTGCAATGGACCTGGAATTACAGAAAATAGCAGAGAAATTCAGTGGTAGCCAGAGAGGGTGA